The following proteins are encoded in a genomic region of Magnolia sinica isolate HGM2019 chromosome 1, MsV1, whole genome shotgun sequence:
- the LOC131243486 gene encoding protein FAR1-RELATED SEQUENCE 5-like, protein MKSTQRCESLNKDLKRYLHPGKNILRFLEHFERLVDDRTNAGLEANFKMTQSSPTVTFPINILEHAASVYTTTIFKLFQSEYTNSLGQTVEKLEESGMVIKYQVRESKNHRFHIVTVNSTDEFFECSCRKFEFMGILCSHILKATNHTLTRLPPKYILKRWTIEAASYSFPSVNRDCGLDGDSKKLRSYRYNSLISNFVKLSSMGCESEESFQCATKYSELMHQEMQKIFKEKAKLKGISSIEDCCNNNESYREDDCVIENVDNAQLKDKIIEIKKEAHETRMRNLNDFNKEDRVIKRKGAEIDEGKEEAYKIKRKEQCRGRRRFKNCLEKAKT, encoded by the coding sequence ATGAAAAGCACACAACGTTGCGAAAGTTTGAACAAGGATTTGAAAAGATACTTACATCCAGGGAAAAATATTCTCAGATTTCTTGAACACTTCGAACGATTGGTGGATGATAGAACGAACGCCGGATTAGAAGCAAATTTCAAAATGACTCAAAGTTCACCAACTGTGACGTTTCCTATTAATatcttggagcatgcagctagtGTCTACACAACAACCATTTTTAAATTATTCCAGTCTGAGTATACCAACAGTCTTGGTCAAACTgttgaaaaattagaagagtCTGGGATGGTGATTAAATACCAAGTACGTGAAAGTaaaaatcatagattccacatcGTTACCGTGAACTCAACGGATGAGTTTTTTGAATGCAGTTGCAGAAAGTTTGAATTTATGGGTATTTTATGTTCTCATATATTAAAAGCAACAAATCATACCCTCACAAGACTGCCACCGAAATACATCCTAAAGAGGTGGACCATAGAAGCTGCTTCATATTCCTTTCCGTCGGTTAATAGAGATTGTGGCTTGGATGGAGACTCTAAGAAACTACGTTCTTATCGTTATAATAGCTTGATTTCCAACTTTGTTAAGTTGTCATCAATGGGTTGTGAAAGTGAAGAGTCATTTCAATGTGCTACTAAATATTCTGAGTTGATGCATCAAGAAATGcaaaaaatatttaaagaaaAAGCAAAATTAAAAGGAATATCTTCCATTGAAGATTGTTGCAATAATAACGAGAGTTATAGAGAGGATGATTGTGTAATTGAAAATGTTGACAATGCACAGTTGAAAGACAAAATCATTGAGATAAAAAAAGAAGCTCACGAAACAAGAATGAGGAATCTCAATGACTTTAACAAAGAAGATCGTGTAATTAAAAGAAAAGGAGCTGAAATTGATGAAGGTAAAGAAGAAGCTTATAAAATCAAGAGAAAAGAGCAATGTCGTGGTAGACGTAGatttaagaattgtttagaaaaggcAAAAACATAG